In the Juglans microcarpa x Juglans regia isolate MS1-56 chromosome 6D, Jm3101_v1.0, whole genome shotgun sequence genome, one interval contains:
- the LOC121234964 gene encoding dual specificity protein phosphatase PHS1 isoform X2: MANDQKPDPLLPSPITNSVSLPLQAKDEHREDSELELGSDDPYPPLPFSVTSRVMQVLGDIAAGPAFRFTQWLELVRKRTAKYRSSDFPRLHPMPSSPPSPSPSSPSSSSAAEVIDDPKRPLPPEQTAETSLCERLGKAAMLDIESPSFSWDRLSSLHHTEHSTSTEHSEDETNKALEVTVNSGGVVFFALFNQPGNDDTSSKEAAAVIKISSSRMATQSERLGYEFAKWLGVRTPQGRVIHNSSSEWLQIKEAAEKARDAASSEGDEVGEMTCSELLEALELSRCLFFMSYVHGSPLLESSIAFESREYAEKTASALGRVLMLDLVIRNEDRLPCRRLRWRGNSANLLLADKMASANMDALEEAFDFAIKRYRPRVITALQKERRATSLDGRLNPHSLSLASQASDLSDITESPKSSEKSQRSQTSDESVFSDFRILAIDSGVPRRPPAGKRANDQANYPKLVELLFNSSEYSSNLLHDITGGKLGCPPSEDAKVASDISATEMTSIVHEFRNGFRAALRDLQGFHILLLTLHQKLESLLRAFLHIINKMSFGEPDKEDLVVPESPSQAAGGGPWLSPQSKERFINENHPDLCDSELQRTGPRSSSSGSKESSDSSSPMSREGWHGKYCKGSGEPVRSLRLTTKLRDFHKFAKIDAESNKELEQWNEMLRNDAVRICQENNFNTGFFEGSDNNSVVDAYELKVRLEHILERIALISEAANTERPSSITSSLFIGGALAARSVFTLQHLGITHILCLCSNEIGQSDSQFPELFEYKNFSISDNEDTNISSIFEEACDFIDHVEQIGGRVLVHCFEGKSRSATLVIAYLMLRKNLTLLKAWNALKQVHRRAQPNDGFARILLDLDRKLHGTASMEWQQRKPMMKVCPICGKNAGLSSSSLKLHLQKSHKKLSSGSVDSGMTMEIQKALTVLKISRGGSVSPKNRQSHLVTDESD; encoded by the exons atGGCGAATGACCAAAAGCCGGAccctcttcttccttctcctatCACCAACTCTGTCTCCCTCCCCCTCCag GCTAAAGACGAACACAGGGAAGACTCCGAACTCGAACTCGGATCCGACGATCCTTACCCTCCATTGCCCTTCTCCGTCACTTCCCGGGT AATGCAGGTATTGGGAGACATCGCGGCGGGGCCGGCGTTTAGGTTCACCCAATGGCTGGAATTGGTCCGTAAACGCACCGCCAAATATCGCTCCTCTGACTTCCCCCGCCTCCACCCCAtgccttcttctcctccttctccttctccttcctctccttcttcttctag TGCTGCGGAAGTCATCGATGATCCAAAGAGGCCTCTGCCACCTGAGCAGACCGCGGAGACCAGTTTGTGTGAGAGGCTTGGTAAAGCTGCTATGTTGGACATCGAGTCACCCTCTTTCTCTTGGGACAGGCTTTCCTCGCTTCACCACACCGAGCATAGTACTAGCACTGAACATTCTGAGGATGAAACAAACAAGGCCCTTGAG GTCACTGTGAATTCTGGAGGAGTTGTCTTCTTTGCCTTATTCAACCAGCCTGGGAATGATGATACTTCTTCAAAGGAAGCAGCAGCTGTTATAAAGATATCATCATCAAGAATGGCCACACAATCTGAACGCCTTGGCTATGAATTTGCAAAGTGGTTAGGAGTCCGAACTCCACAG GGCAGAGTCATTCATAATTCTAGTTCAGAGTGGCTCCAGATAAAGGAAGCTGCAGAGAAAGCAAGAGATGCAGCAAGTTCAGAAGGAGATGAAGTTGGGGAAATGACTTGTTCAGAACTTTTGGAAGCACTTGAACTTAGCAGATGCCTTTTCTTTATGAG TTATGTGCATGGATCTCCCTTGCTGGAGAGCTCAATTGCATTTGAGTCACGGGAATATGCTGAAAAAACAGCATCCGCTCTTGGCAGAGTCTTGATGTTGGACCTTGTCATTAGAAATGAAGATAGGCTCCCTTGCCGTCGCCTcagatggcgtggaaattctgCAAATTTGTTGTTGGCTGACAAAATGGCCTCTGCAAATATGGACGCACTGGAGGAAGCATTTGATTTTGCAATCAAACGATACAGACCCAGGGTGATTACAGCTCTTCAAAAAGAGAGAAGGGCAACTTCTCTTGATGGCAGATTGAACCCTCATAGTTTAAGTTTGGCATCACAGGCCTCTGATCTTTCTGATATCACGGAATCGCCTAAATCTAGTGAGAAGAGCCAAAGAAGTCAGACATCAGACGAGTCCGTGTTTTCTGATTTTCGTATTCTGGCTATTGATTCTGGTGTCCCTCGTAGACCTCCCGCTGGAAAACGTGCAAATGACCAGGCCAATTATCCTAAGTTGGTTGAGTTACTATTTAATAGTTCTGAGTACTCATCTAACCTTCTACATGACATAACAGGAGGCAAATTAGGGTGTCCTCCATCCGAAGATGCCAAAGTGGCATCTGATATATCTGCAACTGAAATGACCTCCATTGTTCATGAATTTCGTAATGGGTTCCGAGCTGCTCTTAGGGACCTGCAGGGGTTTCATATATTACTACTCACACTACACCAGAAACTGGAAAGCTTATTACGAgcatttttgcatattataaataaaatgtccTTCGGGGAGCCTGACAAAGAAGATTTAGTGGTTCCTGAGTCACCTTCACAGGCTGCTGGAGGTGGTCCTTGGCTATCGCCACAAAGTAAGGAACGATTTATCAATGAAAACCATCCAGATTTATGTGATTCAGAATTGCAGAGAACTGGTCCAAGGTCATCATCTTCAGGAAGTAAAGAAAGCTCAGACTCCAGTTCTCCAATGTCACGGGAAGGTTGGCATGGAAAGTATTGCAAAGGAAGTGGGGAGCCTGTTCGAAGTCTGCGATTGACAACAAAGCTGCGTGACTTCCATAAATTTGCCAAG ATTGATGCTGAATCAAATAAAGAGTTGGAACAGTGGAATGAAATGCTAAGAAATGATGCTGTTAGGATCTGCCAGGAGAACAATTTCAACACTGGGTTTTTTGAGGGTAGTGATAATAATAGTGTTGTTGATGCTTATGAATTGAAG GTCAGACTGGAGCACATTCTCGAGAGAATTGCATTGATATCTGAGGCTGCAAATACAGAGAGGCCATCTTCAATCACAAGTAGCCTGTTCATTGGTGGGGCGCTGGCTGCAAGATCTGTATTCACACTGCAGCACTTAGGAATTACTCACATATTATGTTTGTGCTCAAATGAAATTGGGCAGTCAGATTCTCAGTTTCCTGAACTATTTGAGTACAAAAATTTTTCT ATATCTGACAATGAGGATACAAATATTAGCAGTATCTTTGAAGAGGCTTGTGATTTTATCGATCACGTTGAACAAATAGGGGGGAGGGTTCTAGTTCATTGCTTTGAAGGGAAAAGTAGAAGTGCCACCTTGGTGATAGCTTACTTAATGCTCAGGAA GAACCTAACTCTACTAAAAGCATGGAATGCCCTCAAACAAGTTCACCGCCGAGCCCAGCCCAATGATGGCTTTGCTAGGATCCTTTTGGATCTGGATCGGAAACTACATGGGACAGCATCCATGGAATGGCAACAACGAAAGCCGATGATGAAGGTTTGCCCCATTTGTGGGAAGAATGCCGGTCTGAGCAGCAGTTCACTTAAGCTTCATTTGCAGAAATCACACAAGAAGCTGTCGTCAGGAAGTGTGGACAGTGGCATGACCATGGAAATACAAAAGGCTTTGACGGTGCTCAAAATTAGCCGAGGTGGGAGTGTAAGCCCTAAAAACAGGCAGTCTCACTTAGTAACTGATGAATCAGATTAG
- the LOC121234964 gene encoding dual specificity protein phosphatase PHS1 isoform X1: protein MANDQKPDPLLPSPITNSVSLPLQAKDEHREDSELELGSDDPYPPLPFSVTSRVMQVLGDIAAGPAFRFTQWLELVRKRTAKYRSSDFPRLHPMPSSPPSPSPSSPSSSSAAEVIDDPKRPLPPEQTAETSLCERLGKAAMLDIESPSFSWDRLSSLHHTEHSTSTEHSEDETNKALEVTVNSGGVVFFALFNQPGNDDTSSKEAAAVIKISSSRMATQSERLGYEFAKWLGVRTPQGRVIHNSSSEWLQIKEAAEKARDAASSEGDEVGEMTCSELLEALELSRCLFFMSYVHGSPLLESSIAFESREYAEKTASALGRVLMLDLVIRNEDRLPCRRLRWRGNSANLLLADKMASANMDALEEAFDFAIKRYRPRVITALQKERRATSLDGRLNPHSLSLASQASDLSDITESPKSSEKSQRSQTSDESVFSDFRILAIDSGVPRRPPAGKRANDQANYPKLVELLFNSSEYSSNLLHDITGGKLGCPPSEDAKVASDISATEMTSIVHEFRNGFRAALRDLQGFHILLLTLHQKLESLLRAFLHIINKMSFGEPDKEDLVVPESPSQAAGGGPWLSPQSKERFINENHPDLCDSELQRTGPRSSSSGSKESSDSSSPMSREGWHGKYCKGSGEPVRSLRLTTKLRDFHKFAKHSQIDAESNKELEQWNEMLRNDAVRICQENNFNTGFFEGSDNNSVVDAYELKVRLEHILERIALISEAANTERPSSITSSLFIGGALAARSVFTLQHLGITHILCLCSNEIGQSDSQFPELFEYKNFSISDNEDTNISSIFEEACDFIDHVEQIGGRVLVHCFEGKSRSATLVIAYLMLRKNLTLLKAWNALKQVHRRAQPNDGFARILLDLDRKLHGTASMEWQQRKPMMKVCPICGKNAGLSSSSLKLHLQKSHKKLSSGSVDSGMTMEIQKALTVLKISRGGSVSPKNRQSHLVTDESD from the exons atGGCGAATGACCAAAAGCCGGAccctcttcttccttctcctatCACCAACTCTGTCTCCCTCCCCCTCCag GCTAAAGACGAACACAGGGAAGACTCCGAACTCGAACTCGGATCCGACGATCCTTACCCTCCATTGCCCTTCTCCGTCACTTCCCGGGT AATGCAGGTATTGGGAGACATCGCGGCGGGGCCGGCGTTTAGGTTCACCCAATGGCTGGAATTGGTCCGTAAACGCACCGCCAAATATCGCTCCTCTGACTTCCCCCGCCTCCACCCCAtgccttcttctcctccttctccttctccttcctctccttcttcttctag TGCTGCGGAAGTCATCGATGATCCAAAGAGGCCTCTGCCACCTGAGCAGACCGCGGAGACCAGTTTGTGTGAGAGGCTTGGTAAAGCTGCTATGTTGGACATCGAGTCACCCTCTTTCTCTTGGGACAGGCTTTCCTCGCTTCACCACACCGAGCATAGTACTAGCACTGAACATTCTGAGGATGAAACAAACAAGGCCCTTGAG GTCACTGTGAATTCTGGAGGAGTTGTCTTCTTTGCCTTATTCAACCAGCCTGGGAATGATGATACTTCTTCAAAGGAAGCAGCAGCTGTTATAAAGATATCATCATCAAGAATGGCCACACAATCTGAACGCCTTGGCTATGAATTTGCAAAGTGGTTAGGAGTCCGAACTCCACAG GGCAGAGTCATTCATAATTCTAGTTCAGAGTGGCTCCAGATAAAGGAAGCTGCAGAGAAAGCAAGAGATGCAGCAAGTTCAGAAGGAGATGAAGTTGGGGAAATGACTTGTTCAGAACTTTTGGAAGCACTTGAACTTAGCAGATGCCTTTTCTTTATGAG TTATGTGCATGGATCTCCCTTGCTGGAGAGCTCAATTGCATTTGAGTCACGGGAATATGCTGAAAAAACAGCATCCGCTCTTGGCAGAGTCTTGATGTTGGACCTTGTCATTAGAAATGAAGATAGGCTCCCTTGCCGTCGCCTcagatggcgtggaaattctgCAAATTTGTTGTTGGCTGACAAAATGGCCTCTGCAAATATGGACGCACTGGAGGAAGCATTTGATTTTGCAATCAAACGATACAGACCCAGGGTGATTACAGCTCTTCAAAAAGAGAGAAGGGCAACTTCTCTTGATGGCAGATTGAACCCTCATAGTTTAAGTTTGGCATCACAGGCCTCTGATCTTTCTGATATCACGGAATCGCCTAAATCTAGTGAGAAGAGCCAAAGAAGTCAGACATCAGACGAGTCCGTGTTTTCTGATTTTCGTATTCTGGCTATTGATTCTGGTGTCCCTCGTAGACCTCCCGCTGGAAAACGTGCAAATGACCAGGCCAATTATCCTAAGTTGGTTGAGTTACTATTTAATAGTTCTGAGTACTCATCTAACCTTCTACATGACATAACAGGAGGCAAATTAGGGTGTCCTCCATCCGAAGATGCCAAAGTGGCATCTGATATATCTGCAACTGAAATGACCTCCATTGTTCATGAATTTCGTAATGGGTTCCGAGCTGCTCTTAGGGACCTGCAGGGGTTTCATATATTACTACTCACACTACACCAGAAACTGGAAAGCTTATTACGAgcatttttgcatattataaataaaatgtccTTCGGGGAGCCTGACAAAGAAGATTTAGTGGTTCCTGAGTCACCTTCACAGGCTGCTGGAGGTGGTCCTTGGCTATCGCCACAAAGTAAGGAACGATTTATCAATGAAAACCATCCAGATTTATGTGATTCAGAATTGCAGAGAACTGGTCCAAGGTCATCATCTTCAGGAAGTAAAGAAAGCTCAGACTCCAGTTCTCCAATGTCACGGGAAGGTTGGCATGGAAAGTATTGCAAAGGAAGTGGGGAGCCTGTTCGAAGTCTGCGATTGACAACAAAGCTGCGTGACTTCCATAAATTTGCCAAG CATTCTCAGATTGATGCTGAATCAAATAAAGAGTTGGAACAGTGGAATGAAATGCTAAGAAATGATGCTGTTAGGATCTGCCAGGAGAACAATTTCAACACTGGGTTTTTTGAGGGTAGTGATAATAATAGTGTTGTTGATGCTTATGAATTGAAG GTCAGACTGGAGCACATTCTCGAGAGAATTGCATTGATATCTGAGGCTGCAAATACAGAGAGGCCATCTTCAATCACAAGTAGCCTGTTCATTGGTGGGGCGCTGGCTGCAAGATCTGTATTCACACTGCAGCACTTAGGAATTACTCACATATTATGTTTGTGCTCAAATGAAATTGGGCAGTCAGATTCTCAGTTTCCTGAACTATTTGAGTACAAAAATTTTTCT ATATCTGACAATGAGGATACAAATATTAGCAGTATCTTTGAAGAGGCTTGTGATTTTATCGATCACGTTGAACAAATAGGGGGGAGGGTTCTAGTTCATTGCTTTGAAGGGAAAAGTAGAAGTGCCACCTTGGTGATAGCTTACTTAATGCTCAGGAA GAACCTAACTCTACTAAAAGCATGGAATGCCCTCAAACAAGTTCACCGCCGAGCCCAGCCCAATGATGGCTTTGCTAGGATCCTTTTGGATCTGGATCGGAAACTACATGGGACAGCATCCATGGAATGGCAACAACGAAAGCCGATGATGAAGGTTTGCCCCATTTGTGGGAAGAATGCCGGTCTGAGCAGCAGTTCACTTAAGCTTCATTTGCAGAAATCACACAAGAAGCTGTCGTCAGGAAGTGTGGACAGTGGCATGACCATGGAAATACAAAAGGCTTTGACGGTGCTCAAAATTAGCCGAGGTGGGAGTGTAAGCCCTAAAAACAGGCAGTCTCACTTAGTAACTGATGAATCAGATTAG